The sequence CCTGCCATCGGTGGTGTGGTTTTGAGCACGATAAAAGTACGTCCTTCTGCAGGTGATCTTGGATTTTGTGATGCATCAACGTGTTCATAATCTGCATCCAACTACGGTGCGATTCAACGTTACTGAGATGCTCGATCGTTTTCACAGTCGTATATTTATGTCTGTGACCAGACACTTCGTTCACCCAGTTCCCACAGCAGCAGCGTCATTAGTCCACCGGCACTTTGCTTTTCATTGCCAGCACCTGCTGAGCGAGCTGCTGAGTCTTCTTCTGGgaacttttaaaattttcctaggCGGAGCAATTATTGGTATGACGCACATATCAGGATGTTAATATTGGAGCGGTCGTGCTCTATGTGCGTTTCGTGCCCTGCTAGACAGGAGCTGCAGCTGCAGGAGCATCGTCGTTGCCTTAAAAATAAACCGTATGCTGTCAAATGTAGTTGAAAATTGGTCGTGAATATACAGAAAATGTGTATATATAAAATACTGCTTACAAATTATTGTCGTATAAACAGACAATCTACTTACCGTCGTATCACTTTCCAGACAATATTTTCCGTCAACGCATCTTCTTTTCTCATTAGTCATCAATGCTCGATAAAGGAATCTTCATGATCGCTAGCAGCGATAATGTGATGCTGTTACTGGCTGGTCTGTGACTGTGTCGGATTCTGGTGCTCCTGTGGATAAACCGTCGCAAAGGAAAACTGCTGCCCAATGGGAATACCGGCAATTGCCGTTTCCCAAATACGAACAGATGAACCGATAAGACTCGCCGTCATCCACTCTCGCCCGCTTGACTTTTGGAGCAGTAGACGTATGTTTCTAAGCTGTATCTGTAATGGACGATGATGTATGAAGATGTAAATCACAATTAATAAGGATTATTATTATCATGGGCATAAATATTACTCACGTGTCTGGATATTTCTCGGATGAAAAGAGGGGATCAGCAAAATTCCTTTTTGACAATTGTAGCCATTTTGGTTTTTTCTCACTTTGTCGTGCTTTCTCGCTTGATTCGTATGCGTATCAGTTATATATTCAATAATTATTCATTTTATGTGTGAGACGTTATGGATTTTAACCATTAGTCTAGACACATATTTTTGAAACGGattaaaaataagaataattatTTACGCTTATTAAGGGTATGTGTGTGATTTTGAAATCCATAAAgctcaaataaactttatggtTGATTCGTTTCGGTCATTTTATGTGTCGTAACATATATTAaaaattattggattttttgTAGTGTATGGACGATGTGATTGGAGGTGCTCATACCATCCAAGAAGCATGTTCTCTGCAGCAAGAAGTAAGTGGATTACTGACGAAAGGCTGTTTCGGTGCTCACAAATGGTGTGCCAACCGGCCTGAAATATTGCAATGTGTTAAGAATGAGCTCCACGGTACCGACTTCAACGTAGGTGACACCAACTCAGCCATTACCAAGACGCTGGGTGTGGTATGGAATCCTGTCGATGATTGGTTTTCATTTGCCGTTGTCCCTGGCAACCCGGAAGCTACAACGAAAAGAAAAATCCTTAGTGAAGTTGCAAAGATTTATGATTTGCTCGGTTTGGTTGGCCCTGTAATAACTGCGGCAAAATTGATTCTCCGAGAAGTAAGTGTTCTTGCGGTGGAATGGGACGACCCAGTACCACAGGAAATCGTTCACAAGTGGCGCTGTTTTCGTGATGAATTGGTTTTCCTGAATGAACTGCGTGTGCCAAGATGGATATCGTCAAGTGGTGCGCTATCCGTCCAACTGCATGGATTTTCCGACGCCTCAGACGTGGCATATGGGGCGTGCCTTTACACTCGTGTCGTCCATGATGATGGTTCTGTGGTGCTTCGGTTGATTTGCAGTAAATCTAGAATCTTGCCCAAGAAATGTGGAAAGCACAACCCGCATAAATGAAAACCATTCGTAGATTGGTGGATATTATTCATATGAAATAAGTGATATTGTTACAACTCGTGCCATTGTCCATTTATACTTtgactttatatatttttagaaCGCATATTATACCCGAATATAAACAATCGATACTACAGTCGGTTAACATACAACATGATGGTTCAGTacaattttttgttttctaaatTAGAACGAAATAAAGAAGTAAACCTCACTACAACATAACATCATTATTTCTGGTATGGTACTGCGTGATACAGTATGTTATATCACCTACAGCAAACAAAAAATTCTCGCGATGCCACACATACATCACCGAATTATATCATCGGAAGATTAAACTACGATATGCATTAAACTTTGGCAATAAGTATGTGTCATATGCGTAAAATCACTTCCGAACAGTAGCCAAGACAGCAGTTAGAAAAAAATCCCGGCCTGCTTGCTCAATCCGATTTAAGTTTTCTATATCCAGTTCTGTTTCTTATGTTCCAGAAGAAAAAAACAGTAAGTAAATATAGTGAGTATAACAAATCTTAACTGAATATAAAAGAacgaatttattatttttagatCCTCCACGGACGAAGTTTTATTTTATCAAATTGACCACAAAAGTGACCGTATTTCCATTCGATCTCCGATAACGAGGTATgtatattttttcttcattattttttgtcTTCATTGAAAAGTCTATCAGCCCGCAGCTGACTCGTttctattttgtttttaataaaatgAATCTTTACAGCTGAGTTAACACCATATTTTTGTTGAAGGAACATTACATTCCCAAGAGCATATACCGCAGTCGGCACTGAAAATCCACAATATTGCTGTTTGGCACGGATTGATGATTAATAATGTCAACCTATTCCATCCGAAAcaatttgaatcaataaaaatatgttatgaaatcatgtttagaTTTGTGTTattatattcatttcatttcttcaTCACTAttgcaaaaatatgaaaaataacatCACAGGATATGGTACGAACCTGGGTATGGCTTTTTTCCTATATGGTCATATTGTATCATTATTATATTCCTAATTGTATTCATCTGAGAATGAGGATTGTATCAGCACCACAACATATGCTGTATGTCGAAAAATATGTACTGGAAAATAGCCATTTTGGAAtggtaattatacttaaccgcctattACCCAAATAGTACATTTGTCGAACACAATATATCATGTTGTTGAAACCATTTATGGTGATGCATGCATATTGTTCCTACATATAACAACCAAAATAGTAATGACAACGTTATCTATCATCAAGAACAATATGAGCTACGATCAAGATATAGTTCAGGATTATGCgggttgcccttcatacatggagatactggtggaaatacatttcagttcgataatatttcttgaaaattggtccaatcgtcctttttttatttatttgtgagaattcccaaaagtatctaaatttttctatcaaatctccattcgatcatagtacagaatcaaaatactttttaaacctaaaaataaattgaggaatagtctgattccccgaataacggcgcacccaactaatgaatgtagcttcgctcattatccttaatgagagcttcaaatattcttcgaaaatcgcttttcatattttttttaattttttttttcgtagaaactttgttcagaaaaaaatgttcgattgtcgccacacaaatgcttgatttcgcaaattaaattttaaaactctccttgaattcaaccatgtattagcgtgcaaatgaggaaacatggaaacgtcaagatatattatcttgctgcagtctgaacacctcgtaataattggataccctctcacttaacaaagtcataaatagcccaatctgaataggctataagatACACGTGGACAACATTCCGGCGGTAATTTTCCAGCCTTAActtctcctggcgaaaacttgcaataagttgaggtacatcgagcctttgggatcgttcaaaaattacgtccgtcgtttttcggtattttcaacccccctccccccctcttgTCACAATCTGTCACAAATCactgaccccctcccccctgtaCGTACAACTGTAAAATATATAATGGTTCGTCCTCTTCGTATACAACTTTTACAAGAAATTTGGTGGGAATTAACTCGATTAACagcaaattaaaatatttttttagctaATTAAATTGTTTCTAAAATGTAATAAGGTATATTTTTTGTTGGACGTAACACAAGACAAGACCCCCCCCTctccccctgtcacaaactgtcacaaattctagaaccccctccccccctcaaaccttggacgtaatttttgaacgatcccttttgtgtttgtatggcttttttatgtttaaaaaaaagccCGTCGATTCTTCCGAAGCATTGTTATcatgaattaaacgaaatttaaaaaaacatcccaagtaacgatggagctatatatgcttgcaaataatacagccattaaagtttacttaaagtggaaaaaggcccttttacgaccgaaataatgctttattactttgacatgttgaaataaaacatatgtaatgcatcgctgcattcgtaacactgaactagtgtatcgttgcttgacaggcgatgaataaatctcgcttaactttttaaaaggacctaagtaacatttttttcatgaattaatttgaatactgcaatcaatagctctcatgttgttctgttgattgcgctattcaaattaattaatgaaaaaattgttacttaggtccttttgaaaagttaagcgagaaatgcatctttacatcggtaaaactgatctaatgcaataAGCATTTAATATGCCGAtctgtgattgattacatgcatgaattaatgcttggtggttacttgggatTGTACGCCATATCGGATGAATGGAGGGTAGGcgtagccttctcttcagtctcCTGCTGGCAGCAGATGAattaacaaaagatattttagttaccagataaagattgtcgctgtttggaacatcttttgctggcgaggataggggatctaaatgtcaatgcaagaaaaatacatacgttttgacagttaggtaccacacatgtttcggacagcagaacaaagggaaccgaagcgacaatctttatctggtaactaaaataaatatcttttgaattaacatttcttgcttaacttttcaaaaggacctaagtaacaattttttcatgaattaatttgaatagcgcaatcaacagaacaacatgagagCTATCGTAATAGAGAGATTTCTCGCTaaccttttcaaaaggacctaagtaacatttttttcatgaattaatttgaatactgcaatcaatagctctcatgttgttctgttgattgcgctattcaaattaattcatgaaaaaattgttacttaggtccttttgaaaagttaagcgagatttttcctctttgcaagtcccgtctcAGCACACTGCGTAACTTATGGATGACCCGTCATATGTTTACTCAAATTTAAGAAGGTTTTTGTATCTGTGTCTACTgtcatttgtttaaaaaaaaacaacagacCAAAAACATCGCAGAAGACATTCGTCTTTCAGGTGATTCGGCATAATCGTTTGGTTGGTTTTAAGTAGAAAATCCGGTTATTTTCAGTgattttttcgtagtttttgcGAAAACTGAAGGTAGGTATTATCCTTTTTAATTAGGATTTTCATTCAATTATGAATTGTGAAGAAACACCATTCCCATTCGAAACTATTACTTCTAGAGCGCATCACCAAAACAAAGAGTGAGTGAGCAATGGTCAAGATTGAGGATTTTAAATTGTCCAGTGAGCTGGTTGGCCATAAATTGGATGTACGCTCGGTTGCCGAGGGTAAGGGTTTCATTGTTTCCGGCTCGCGCGATAAAACCGCCAAAGTATGGACCAATCTAGATGGATATTATACCGAAACGGAATCATTAACCCATCATACGAACTACATCGGAGCGGTTCTGGTGGTGGAGGAAAATGGATGGATCTGCACGGCCAGCAACGATGGCACGATCTGTGTATTTAAATATCCGTCGGCTGGTGGGAAACCGCTGGTGGTGCTAAAAGGGCACACCTCGACAGTCTGTGCATTGGCCAAAGGGAACGCGCCGAATGTGTTGATATCCGGAAGTTGGGACAAAAGCGCCAAAGTGTGGACCGATGTCGGATCCTCACTGAGTAGTTTGACCTTGGTTGGACACGAAGCTGCAGTTTGGGCCGTTGCACGCCTGTCATCGGGGAAATATGTCACGGGATCGGCCGATAAATCGATCTTTGTGTGGAACGAAAAAGGCGAAAAGCTGGTGGTATTGAAAGGTCATAAAGATTGCGTCAGAGGCTTGTGTTCGTTGCCGAGTGGTGGATTTTTGAGTTGCTCGAATGATGCAACCATCCGTCATTGGAGTGACACGTACGACTGTGTGAAGGAATTCCACGGTCATACGAATTACATCTATACAATAGCGAGAAGTGACTTTTGGGGCGAAGACGTTTTCGTAACCGGAGGAGAAGATAGTACGGTCAGAATGTGGAACCTGAAGGATGGAGCTCTGGGAAATGCACTTCAGTTGCCGGCACAATCGGTGTGGTCTGTAGCCGTTTTAAGAAATGGTGACATTGTAACAGGCTCAAGCGACGCTTTGATACGCGTTTTCACCGTTTCTAAGGATAGGGAAGCTCCTAAAGATATTCAGGATGCGTACAAACTGAGCGTTGAAGTTAGAGTTCAAGAGTCATCGAAACAACTTGGTGATATGAACGTCAATGATCTTCCGGGCCCGGAATCGTTGCTATCTGAGGGTCGTGATGGTCAAACCCGAATTGTGCGTCATGCCGACGGGAAGATAATGTGTTATCAATGGAGCAATAACAAATGGGAATGCGTAGGAGATGTGATGGGGGCCACTGGAGGAAACACGGGAAAGCAGCTGTATGAAGGACGTGAATACGATTACGTGTTTTCGGTGAATCTTGATGATGAGGCCCCTAATTTGAAACTGCCCTATAACAGGGGAGAAGACCCATGGTTCGTGGCCCAACGGTTCATACACAAGCACAGCCTTCCTCAAGCTTATCTGGACCAGGTGGCAAATTTCATAATCAAGAATGCCGATAACACTCCGGTTCAGCCGACCACTGGTACTAATAGCATGTATGATCCGTTCACCGGCGGAGCACGCTATGTTCCAGGAGCGGGATCAAGCTATCAACCCACGGTGGCCAACACAGATCCATTCACGGGAGGCTCCAGTTATACCACACAAACGCCCAATGCTGGCGTGGCCAACAGCGGAAGCGCCCAAGCTGGTAACGCTGATCCTTTTACGGGCAGCTCAAGCTACTCGACGGGATCGACAGAGGTCAAAAAGACTAATACGCACTTCCCCAATAGACATTTCGTGACTATGGAAACTGCTGACTTATCAAAGGTGCTGGTCAAAATAAAGTGAGTATGAGTATGCTTTAATGATGTTTTAAGGATGAACTCCCTTAGGGTTATCACGTAAAAAAAAGTCTTATTTGTACTGCTaatttgtttcaacaaattAGAAAATTCTAGTTcgcatttttcttcaatttgaaATATCTTTACGAAAGTGACAcaaaaatgtacacattttgtattattttctattccaGAGAGTTCAATGGAAAGATCGGAGACAAATCCCTCCAGATGTCTGACGACACTCTTGACGACATAATTAGCTATGTCGAAGAAGTAAGCATAGCTTCAGAGCAAAATTCTGTATGTCTTACGGCCCTTAAGTATCTCTACAACTGGCCTACGGAAAACCTTTTCCCCGTACTGGACATCACTCGTTTGGTGGTGCGTGACCCCAAGGCTTGCCATGAGCTATTCGAGGGCGACTTCATGAAGACTTTGCTCCAGCAAATTAATCACCTTCCAGCGAATCAAATGATGGGAACGCGTTGCTTCGTCAATATGATATCTCATCCGGCCGGGCGAAATATCGTCATGGAGCACATTCGCCCGATCATCGAAAAGTTGTCACCGATCAGGAAAGGCAGTGCCAACCTGCAGATTGCTCTGGCCAGTTTTTATTTGAACCTATCGATGACCCAGCTCGATAAGCCTTCGTTGGATTTCTGCAAAGTGTTCTCGGAAGCGGTGAGTGACTTCCTAGACTGGGCCACCGACCATGAAGCCACATACCGGGCGTATCAGGCATTGGGCAATTTGATGTCCACGCCGCAGGGCTCACTGGTGGTTAACCATTTGCGCGGCAACAGCGGACTGATTGACAAAATTTTGGTCAGCATTAGCAACGAGGTGAATGGTTTCGCCAAGCTAAACGAGTGCGCTAGTTATCTGTACGAATTGCTCGCCTGAATTGGATGAAAGTGAGGGCTTCAAAGATATTCTCTAAGATCGTACCTACTGATAGTTTTGAACTTAGCTTATTATGGTAATGTgagacattcaaataaattcgaTTGAAATAAAATGCGAAATCCGAAAATATTTGGTAAAACCGTGTCTAATATACTATAGGGGAATGTGGGGCAAGATGCACAACCTTATCCAACATTTCCGTGTCTCCTCTATTTTGTTAACATAATTAAACATTAATAACTAATAATTAAGTGCTGGTGGCCGGCCCCATAATTGcttccggtcttttactataattagtatagtaatagtcaagcattTGTTGTACATATGACTAATACGTGAGCGTGATGAATTGTTATAGAATTCGAAAATAAAACGAATGTTAAGACCAAGTTCTCCTGGCCCAAACGGGCCAGTGTAATGTGGGGTAGTCAGGGTTTCAAGAAATTAACTAATAGTATAACTTATTTTTCCTCGCACCAATTTCAGGATAGATCTAATTCTTAGAAGGCGCAAGAGAGGGTTCAAACTCTGCGTCATATTGCATTTATTCCCCGTTTCAGTGCGTTGCTATGCTAATAGCAGTTTCGGGACAGTTGGGATCAAGTTATGATGACTATAGTTGATTTGATTTATTAAATCCTGACCACGTCAATTTGGCGATGGTCGGTTCCTAGAAATTATGCATACCTCCTTTCTACTTAT comes from Armigeres subalbatus isolate Guangzhou_Male chromosome 2, GZ_Asu_2, whole genome shotgun sequence and encodes:
- the LOC134212685 gene encoding phospholipase A-2-activating protein — translated: MVKIEDFKLSSELVGHKLDVRSVAEGKGFIVSGSRDKTAKVWTNLDGYYTETESLTHHTNYIGAVLVVEENGWICTASNDGTICVFKYPSAGGKPLVVLKGHTSTVCALAKGNAPNVLISGSWDKSAKVWTDVGSSLSSLTLVGHEAAVWAVARLSSGKYVTGSADKSIFVWNEKGEKLVVLKGHKDCVRGLCSLPSGGFLSCSNDATIRHWSDTYDCVKEFHGHTNYIYTIARSDFWGEDVFVTGGEDSTVRMWNLKDGALGNALQLPAQSVWSVAVLRNGDIVTGSSDALIRVFTVSKDREAPKDIQDAYKLSVEVRVQESSKQLGDMNVNDLPGPESLLSEGRDGQTRIVRHADGKIMCYQWSNNKWECVGDVMGATGGNTGKQLYEGREYDYVFSVNLDDEAPNLKLPYNRGEDPWFVAQRFIHKHSLPQAYLDQVANFIIKNADNTPVQPTTGTNSMYDPFTGGARYVPGAGSSYQPTVANTDPFTGGSSYTTQTPNAGVANSGSAQAGNADPFTGSSSYSTGSTEVKKTNTHFPNRHFVTMETADLSKVLVKIKEFNGKIGDKSLQMSDDTLDDIISYVEEVSIASEQNSVCLTALKYLYNWPTENLFPVLDITRLVVRDPKACHELFEGDFMKTLLQQINHLPANQMMGTRCFVNMISHPAGRNIVMEHIRPIIEKLSPIRKGSANLQIALASFYLNLSMTQLDKPSLDFCKVFSEAVSDFLDWATDHEATYRAYQALGNLMSTPQGSLVVNHLRGNSGLIDKILVSISNEVNGFAKLNECASYLYELLA